The genomic stretch ATCTTCGATTCGAGTTCGAACAGGATGTTGTCGACTTCCACGCCGTCAGCTTCCACACCGGCTTCGGCCAGCTTGGTCGCAACCGACTTGTAGACTTCCTTGAGCTTCTGGCTGCGGGCCGACTTCTGGCGCAGTTGGTAAGCGGCTTGCAGATCGGCCAGGCCCAGTTCGGACACCTTGGCGACCAGCGCTTCGTTCTTCGGAGCCGCTTGCCAATCCCACTCGGGCTTACCGCCGTCGCGCACCAGCTCGTGGATCGCGTTGATGGCGATCTGCATCTGCTCATGGCCGTACACCACGGCGCCCAGCATGACTTCTTCCGACAGCTGCTGCGCTTCCGATTCGACCATCAGCACAGCACGCTCGGTACCGGCCACAACCAGGTCCAGATCCGAATGCGCGAGTTGGGCACGATTCGGGTTCAGCAGGTACTGGCCATCCTTGTAACCCACGCGGGCAGCGCCCACCGGGCCGTTGAACGGCAGACCCGACACGGCCAGCGCAGCCGAAGCCGCCACCAGCGCCGGGATGTCGGCCGGCACTTCCGGGTTCATCGACAGCACGTGGATCACGACCTGGACTTCGTTGTAGAAGCCTTCCGGGAACAGCGGACGCAGCGGACGATCGATCAGGCGCGAGGTCAGCGTTTCGTTTTCCGACGGACGGCCTTCACGCTTGAAGAAGCCCCCCGGAATCTTGCCGGCAGCGTAGGTCTTCTCGAGGTAGTCGACGGTCAGCGGGAAGAAGTCTTGACCCGGCTTCGGGTTCTTGGCGCCCACCACGGTGGCGAGCACGACGGTGTCGTCCATATCGAGCAGCACAGCGCCGCTCGCCTGACGGGCGATCTCACCCGTCTCCATGCGGACCTTATGGCCGCCCCATTGGAATTCTTTGACGACCTTATTGAACATGGTCATAGCATCTCCTGTTCGGTATTCGCGGCGCGCTTCATTGCGCTTCACCGCGACAAACACGTTCCGTAAGACGGTGCGGTTGCAGAGGTGTGTTTTATGCCATTCCAGCGCAGCGCTGGCATCAATGCCGCGTTGGAATGACACAAGGCCCTGCTTCCTGCCGCCCCCGGTCCTTGGCAGCCGCTCCATTTTGAACTAGCCGACTGCCATCACTCACCGGTTGCCCGGCGCGGCCACAAACGCGGCCGCCAAAAACAAAATGCCTGCATCAGCACGCTGACGCAGGCACTTTTCATCACGCGCAGTGCGTGATACCCACCATTACTTACGCAGGCCCAGCTTCGCAACCAGGGCGGTGTAACGGTCAGCGTCCTTGCTCTTGAGGTAGTCCAGCAGACGGCGACGACGGCTCACCATGCGGAGCAGACCGCGACGGCTGTGGTGATCCTTCATGTGCGCCTTGAAGTGCGGCTGCAGTTCGTTGATGCGGGCGGTCAGCAGTGCAACTTGCACTTCCGGGCTACCCGTGTCGTTGGCGCTGCGGCCGTTATCTTTGACGATGTCTTGCTTGTTGATGTCAGCGACGGACATTTTGATTCCTTTGACTTGCGGACACTGCAGCGCCGGAATGGCCGCCGTTGGTGCCGTGTTGAACAATGATCTTGCCACCCGATACCAAATCGGCCCGGACAGCAAGACCGCGATTATAGCCCAGAACGCCATCCTGACGACAATCTCGTGTCAGGCTGCTCAGGGACGCACCATTTTGCACGACGTGGCCAAAGCAATTTGCGATGCTTGAATCACTTTCAGTGTACGGAAACCGTAGCCAGAGCCTTCAATATCGAAGGGTGTCCCGGGCGCCCCTGCCCGCTCCATTTGCGTGACGATAAGCGGTTGAATGGCCTGGTGATCCTCCGCTCGCAAGGTGATCCGGTGAAACCCGTTATCAAGCGATGCGCCTTCCAGCGCACGTGCCACCCCTACCGCTTCCGCGGAACCGGCCCGCTCGATGGCGGTGGCCAGCATATCCACCATCATCTGGTCGCGCAGCAGCGGGTAGTCGTCGGCGGGCGCCGGATAACGGGCGCGGAAGGCCTTGTAGAAGGCATCGGACTTGGCCCCGCCCAAATTCGGGTGCCATTCAGCGACCGCTACGACACGGCCAACGCCCGCATCGCCCATCGCACCTGGCGCGCCCAGCGAGTTGCCATAGAACGTAAAGAAGCGGGCCTTGAGCCCGGCATCCCGAGCAGCCTTGACGAGCAGCGTCAAATCGTTACCCCAGTTGCCAGTGATGACCGTATCCGCCCCGGATGCGGCAATGCGCGCCACATACGGCGCGAAGTCTTTTACCTTGCCTATCGGGTGCAGCACCTCGCCAACGATCGCGACATCTGGCCGCTTCTCGCTCAATTGCTGGCGCGCCAATTGCGCCACCTGGCGGCCGAATGTGTAGTCCTGCCCGATCAGGTACACCCGTTTGACGGCTTTGTCCGCGCGGATCACTTCCGTGAGCGCGTGCATACGCATGTCGGCCGATGCGTCAAAGCGGAAATGCCAGAAGCTGCATGCTTCGTTGGTCAGCGCGGGATCGACGGCGGCGTAGTTCAGAAACAGCACGCGCGCGCCCGGATGACGCTCGTTGTAGCGCGAGATCGACGTCGACAACGCCGCCGCTGCCGCCGAACTGTTGCCCTGCAGCACAAAGCGGATGCCCGCATCCGTCGCGGCCTGCAACTGCAGCAACGACTCGTCGACACTGTTCTTGCTATCAAAGCGCGCAAGGGCAAGCGGATGCATGCCGTCGGGCAACTTCACACCGCCGCGCGCATTCACGCCCTCGATCGCCATGCGCAGATTGCGCTCAACTGCCTCGCCCGCGTTGGCAAACGGGCCTGAAAGACCTTCAATCAGCGCCAGCCGGATCGGCGCGGCTTCGGGCTGGGCACCCGCTGTTCCACACAACCCAACGGCCGCCAGCGCGGCCACAAACCAACGAAACACCATGGCAAATCTCCGGGAAGCGCGGATGGTAAAGCGCCGGCGCCTATCGACACAAGCCGGCACAAATCACTCGCCCGCCTACACTAAGGGCATTGGAGGAACCACTGTGAACATTCGATCGACATGGCAGTGCGCGGCGCTGCTCGCCGTAGCGCTGGCGTCAACAAGCGCGTGCACCGTATTGGCGCCCGTACAAACGGGCGAAGCACTGGTCGGCCAACCCGCTTCTGCCGTGGAGGCACGGTTTGGCACACCACCGGAACGGTATCCCCGCGCCGGTGGCGGCACGCGCTGGCTATATCCAACGCAGCCTTATGGGCAATTCACCTATGCCGCTGATTTCGACGCAAGCGGCAAGCTCGTCTCGTTCCGGCAGATTCTGACCACGATGGACTTTGCGCAGATCCGCGTCGGGACCGCGACGCAGAATGACGTGCTGCAGACATTCGGCAAGCCAGAGGAGACCGCGTATTTCCGACTGATGGATCGGCAGGTGTGGTCCTACCGCTTCAAGCATGAAGGCGTCTGGCCCTCGCTGATGCACTTCTATTTCGACCGCGATGGCGTCGTACGGCTCACGCAGGTCAGCCCCGACCCCATGTACGACCACGATCACGATTCCAGCCGCTGAGTCAGCGTCAAACGCCAGAACGGCAACATCCACGCGAGGCGGATCGCCTGGCGTGGACCTTCGGGTCGGCCATGTCGTGGATCGCACAGACATCGCTCTCAAAGACGGCCGGCATGGTGCACGCTCCTGACGTGCCCGGTGCCGCCGCACCCGCTTGGCGTTCCGGTGGATAACCGGGTGCGCGCTCAGTGGTGATCGTGTTGGGGTCTGGGCTGACTCCTGCGTGTGTTGATGAAACCCGCGATCAGATCTGCGGGTTAAGTTTTTCGCTGCTCTTGTCCTGCAGCTTGTTCAGCGCGGCAAGGTAAGCCTTGGCAGATGCCGCAACGATGTCCGGATCCGTGCCCACACCGTTGACGATGCGGCCCGACTTGGACAGCCGCACCGTCACTTCGCCCTGCGCCTGCGTGCCCGTCGTGATCGCGTTGACGGAATACAGCAGTTGCTCTGCGCCGCTGGCGACCTTGCTCTCAATCGCGTTCAGCGTAGCGTCGACCGGGCCATTGCCCTCCGCTTCGCCCGTCACTTCCTTGCCGTCCGCAACGAAGACGATGCGCGCGTGCGGACGCTCGCCAGTCTCTGAACGCTGGGCCAGCGACACGAAACGGAAGTGCTCGCCCTCGCTGTGCTGCGCCTCGTTCGAGACGATGGCGACGATGTCCTCGTCAAAGATCTCGGCCTTCTGGTCGGCCAGCTCCTTGAAGCGGGTGAAAGCTGCGTTCAACTCGGCTTCGGAATCCAGCTCGATGCCCAGCTCCTGCAGACGCTGCTTGAACGCGTTGCGGCCCGAGAGTTTGCCCAGGACGATCTTGTTAGCCGTCCAGCCCACATCTTCGGCACGCATGATTTCGTATGTGTCACGCGCCTTGAGCACGCCATCCTGGTGGATGCCCGAAGCGTGTGCGAACGCGTTGGCACCCACGACAGCCTTGTTCGGCTGCACGACGAAACCAGTGATCTGCGAGACCAGCTTGGACGCCGGCACGATCTGCGAGGTGTCGACACCGACATCCAGGTTGAAGTAGTCACGACGCGTCTTCACGGCCATCACGACCTCTTCGAGGCTGGTGTTGCCAGCGCGCTCGCCCAGACCGTTGATCGTGCATTCGATCTGCCGCGCGCCGCCCAACTGGACAGCGGTCAGCGAGTTTGCAACGGCCATGCCCAGATCGTCATGGCAGTGCACTGACCAGATCGCCTTGTCGGAATTGGGGATGCGCTCACGTACCGAACGGATCAGAGCGGCGTAGCCTTCCGGCACCGCGTAGCCCACCGTATCCGGCAGATTGATGGTGGTCGCGCCTTCGGCGATCACCCCCTCCAGCACGCGGCAGAGGAAGTCCATGTCGGAGCGGCTGCCATCTTCCGGCGAGAATTCGATGTCGTCAGTGAACTGGCGGGCAAAGCGCACCGCCAGGCGCGCCTGCTCGTACACCTGATCCGGCGACATGCGCAGCTTCTTCTCCATGTGCAGCGCCGATGTGGCGATGAACGTGTGGATGCGGAACTGCCCCGCCGGCTTGAGCGCCTCGGCAGCGCGAGAGATATCACGGTCGTTCGCACGGGCGAGCGAGCAAATGCGCGAATCCTTGACCGACTGCGCAATCGCACGGATCGCTTCAAAGTCACCGTTTGAGCTTGCCGCAAAGCCAGCCTCGATCACGTCCACCTTGAGCCGCTCAAGCTGCTTGGCGATGCGGATCTTCTCTTCCTTGGTCATCGACGCCCCGGGGGACTGCTCGCCGTCGCGCAAGGTGGTATCAAAAATGATGAGTTTGTCGCTCATGGCGGCTCCTTGGTGGGTTGACGTTTTTGGCGTCGGTCTTAGTGGTGTCTCGAAAGGTTTTTTGCGGCGCAGAATGCAAAACGCCCCGGCGTGCATGGTTGCAGGCCGGGGCGCTGTGAATCCTGGTTCGCGAAAACTTGGCGGCTTCTACTTGCCTTGTTTTGCGATTTCCTATGCGCGTGTCCCGACCTGACGACCTAGTAGGCCATCAATCGAGACTAGCGTAATCAGAATGGAAATCGGGTGCGAAAGCATGCGGTCGACTATAGACGAATTCAAAAATCGGCGCAAGCGCACATTGGTGCAGCGCATCCGTCACTCATGCGCAGCATCTTGCGCCTGTTTCGGCAAGCGCGGGCTACCTTGTTGCCCATGCAGCGCACGCCAGCCCCACAGCAGGTAGCCCGATACCGCGTAACCAACAAACAGACCAAACAGCGCGACCGGCGGATCGCTCGATATGACCACAAACAACACCAGCACCAGCACCATCACGCCGAACGGCACACGGTGACGAACGTCGAGCGCCTTGCCGCTGTAGAACGGCGCGTTCGACACCATCGACAGCCCTGCATACAGCGTCAGCCCGAAGGCCACCCACGGCATCCACAGTTCTTTGACCGGCAGCTTGTTGTCGATCGCGAGCCAGACGAAACCCGCGATGAGCGCCGCGGCTGCCGGACTCGGCATGCCCTGGAAGAAGCGTTTGTCGACGGACCCGATGTTCGTGTTGAATCGCGCCAGACGCAGTGCAGCGCCAGCGCAATAGACGAACGCCGCGAGCCAGCCCCACTTGCCCAGATCGCGCAGGATCCATTCGTACATGACCAATGCGGGCGCCACGCCAAACGACACCATGTCCGACAGCGAGTCGTATTGCTCGCCGAACGCGCTTTGCGTGTTGGTGATACGGGCGACGCGGCCGTCCATGCCATCGAGGACCATCGCAGCGAAGATGGCGATGGCGGCGGTCTCGAAGTTCAGGTTCATCGCCTGCACGATGGCGAAGAAGCCGGCGAACAGCGCAGCCGTCGTAAACGCGTTGGGCAGCAGATAGATGCCGCGGCGCCGCGGACGCACGATCTCAAGATCGTCGTCATCCGGCCTCGGCTGGTTGTGCCGCAACGGACGCAGGTGCGTCACGTTGCCGGCGGTAAAACGCTTCTTGCGTCGGTTGAACGCGGGCATGGCGGCCTCCGGATCAGTCCAGCTCAGCAAGCACCGTAAGCGTGGCGGATACCTTTTCGCCGATGGTCACGCGCGGGCGCGCCGTCAGCGGCAGGTACACGTCAACACGCGAGCCAAAACGAATGAAGCCATAGCGCTGGCCACGCGTGAGCGCTTCGCCTGCCTTCGTATAGCAAAGGATGCGCCGCGCGATCAATCCAGCCACCTGCACCGAAGTGACGAGCTGGCCATCAGCGCGGCGCAAGACGATGGCGTTGCGCTCGTTCTCGAGCGACGCCTTGTCGAGGTCGGCATTGACGAATTTGCCCGGGAAGTACTGCACCTGCTGCACCGTGCCGTCGACCGGCGCGCGGTTCGAGTGCACGTTGAACACGTTCATGAACACGCTGATCTTCAGCGCGTCGCGATCAGCGTACGGGTCACGTACCTGCTCGACTGCGACGATGCGACCGTCCGCCGGCGAAAGAATCGCATTGGCCTGCGTTGGCACGACGCGCGCCGGATCGCGGAAGAACTGCAGCACAAACAGCGTCAGCACCCAGAAAGGCCAGGCCCAGCCGAAACCGGCGGCAGCCTGCACGATGAGCGTGACGATGAAAATCCCGCCCAGGTACGGCCAACCCTCGCGGGCAATGATGGGATGCGGATACGTGTTGTTCAAATCAGACCTCGACAGCGTCTTGAAGGAAATGCGGCATTCTAGCCGACACGGGGCAGCGCCAGCACTGGAAACAACGTTTGGCGCCCTCGAATCAGCACAAAAAAAAGCCAGCCCGAAGGCTGGCTTTCTCGCACAAGGCGCGGGCGATCAGTTCTTCGACTGGTCGACCAGCTTGTTCTTGGCGATCCACGGCATCATCGCACGCAGCTTGGCACCGACCTGCTCGATCTGATGCTCTTCGGTCAGGCGGCGGCGCGAGATCAGCGTCGGCTGGCCCGCCTTGTACTCCAGCAGGAAGCTCTTGGCGTATTCGCCGGTCTGGATGTCCTTCAGGCACTGCTTCATGGCCTTCTTGGTCTCATCCGTCACGACGCGCGGGCCGGTGACGTACTCGCCGTATTCGGCGTTGTTCGAGATCGAGTAGTTCATGTTGGCGATGCCGCCTTCATAGATCAGGTCGACGATCAGCTTCAGCTCATGCAGGCACTCGAAGTACGCCATTTCCGGAGCGTAACCGGCTTCCACCAGCGTCTCGAAACCGGCCTTGATCAGTTCGACGGTACCGCCGCACAGCACGGCCTGTTCGCCGAACAGGTCGGTTTCGGTTTCTTCGCGGAAGTTCGTCTCAATGATGCCGGCGCGGCCACCGCCGTTGGCCGTGGCGTACGACAGAGCGATATCACGTGCAGCGCCCGACTTGTCCTGGTGCACTGCGATCAGGTGCGGCACGCCGCCACCTTGCGTGTACGTGCCGCGCACGGTGTGGCCCGGCGCCTTCGGGGCGATCATGATGACGTCCAGGTCCGCGCGCGGGATCACGGCACCGTAGTGCACGTTGAAGCCGTGGGCGAACGCCAGTGCGGCGCCTTGCTTGATGTTGTTGTGCACTTCGTTCTTGTACACATCGGCGATCTGCTCGTCCGGCAGCAGGATCATGACAACGTCGGCTTCCTTCACAGCCTCGGCCACTTCCTTGACCTGCAGGCCAGCGTTAACAGCCTTGTTCCACGACGCGCCATTCTTGCGCAGGCCGACCGTCACCTTCACGCCCGAGTCGTTCAGGTTCAGGGCGTGGGCGTGGCCTTGCGAGCCATAGCCAACGATGGTGACGTTCTTGCCCTTGATCAGGGAGAGGTCGGCGTCCTTGTCGTAAAACACTTTCATGGTGATGTCCTAATTTTCAAATACTTCAATATCGATGGGGTCCGGCTGCAGCTACACGTTGGTGCACGCGCCGGCTCAAACCTTCAGAATGCGCTCGCCGCGGCCGATGCCCGAGCCGCCTGTGCGAACGGTCTCGAGAATGGCAGTGCGATCGATGGCATCGAGAAACGCGTCAAGCTTGCTGCCGTTGCCGGTCAGCTCGATCGTGTAGGTCTTCTCGGTCACGTCGATGATGCGGCCGCGGAAGATGTCCGCGGTGCGTTTCATCTCCTCGCGCTCCTTGCCGACCGCACGCACCTTCACGAGCATCAGCTCGCGCTCGATGTGAGCACCTTCGGTCAGGTCGACGACCTTGACGACTTCCACCAAGCGGTTTAGGTGCTTGGTGATCTGCTCGATGATGTCGTCCGAACCGGTCGTGACGATCGTCATGCGTGACAGCGAGGCGTCTTCGGTCGGGGCGACAGTCAGCGTCTCGATGTTGTAGCCACGCGCCGAGAACAGGCCCACCACGCGCGACAGCGCGCCCGGTTCGTTTTCAAGCAGGACAGAAATAATGTGGCGCATTACAGATCCTCCGCGCCGAGCAGCATTTCAGAGATGCCCTTGCCAGCCTGGACCATCGGCCAGACGTTCTCAGTGGGGTCGGTCTGGAAGTCGAGGAACACGGTGCGATCCTTGAGTCGGAAGGCTTCGCGCAGGGCGGGCTCGACGTCAGACGTCTTCTCGATGCGCATGCCGACGTGACCATACGATTCGGCCAGCTTCACGAAGTCGGGCAGCGCCTGCATGTAGGAATGCGAGTAGCGGTTGTCGTACTCGATTTCCTGCCACTGGCGGACCATGCCGAGGTAACCGTTGTTGAGCGAGCAGATCTTCACCGGCGTGTCGTACTGCAGGCAGGTCGACAGTTCCTGGATGCACATCTGGATCGAGCCCTCACCCGTAATGGTGACGACTTCCTTGTCCGGGAACGCCTTCTTGATACCCATCGCGTAAGGCAGGCCGACACCCATCGTGCCCAGACCACCGGAGTTGATCCAGCGGCGCGGCTCGTTGAACTTGTAGAATTGCGCGGCCCACATTTGATGCTGACCGACGTCGGAGCAGATGAAAGCGTCGCCGTTGGTCAGTTCCCAGATCTTCTCGACCACGTATTGCGGCTTGATGATCTCGGAGGTGCGGTCGTACTTCAGGCAGTCGACGCTGCGCCACTGTTCGATCTGTTCCCACCACTTGGCCAGCGCCGTCTTGTTCGGCTTGGCTTCGCCAGACTGGATCTGGGCGATCATCTCCTGCAGCACGTCCTTGACGTTGCCGACGATGGGGATGTCGACCTTCACCCGCTTTGAAATGGACGACGGATCGATGTCGATGTGGATGATCTTGCGCGGCTGCGAGGTGAAGTGCGCCGGGCTGCCGATCACGCGATCATCGAATCGCGCGCCAATGGCAATCAGAACGTCGCAGTTCTGCATCGCCATGTTGGCTTCATACGTGCCGTGCATGCCGAGCATGCCCACGAACTGCTTACTGGTGCCCGGGAAAGCGCCCAGCCCCATCAGCGTGTTCGTCACGGGGTAGCCCGTCAGCGCAGCCAGCTGGCGCAGCTCTTCGCTGGCCTCGGCAAGCACCACGCCGCCGCCCGAGTAGATATACGGACGCTCAGCCTGCAGCAGCAGGCTCACTGCCTTCCGAATCTGCCCCGAATGGCCCTTGTTGACCGGGCTGTACGAGCGCATCTCGATGGTCTTCGGATACTCGTACTTGCAGAGCTCGCGCGAGACATCCTTGGGGATATCCACCACCACCGGGCCCGGACGACCCGTTGCGGCGATGTAGAACGCCTTCTTGATGGTCGAGGCGAGGTTGCGCACGTCCTTGACCAGGAAGTTGTGCTTGACGATCGGGCGGGTGATGCCGACGGTGTCGCACTCCTGGAAGGCATCCTGGCCGATGGCGTGCGTCGGCACGTTGCCGGTGATGATCACCATCGGGATCGAATCCAGGTAGGCGGTGGCGATGCCCGTTACGGCATTGGTCACGCCCGGGCCGGACGTCACCAGGGCGACACCGACCTTGCCCGTGGCGCGCGCATAGCCGTCAGCCGCATGGACTGCCGCCTGTTCATGGCGCACCAGGATGTGTTCGATCTTGTTTTGCTTGTAGAACGCGTCGTAGATATAGAGCACCGCGCCGCCGGGATACCCCCAGACGAACTCGACGCCTTCTGCCGCGAGCGCATTGACGAGGATGTCAGCCCCCATCATGTCGGCAGATGAACCGCTATTGGCGTGGGAAAATTCCGCGCTTGGCATATTCATGTCAGTCCTTTGCAATTTTCGGCAAAAAATTGTTTGGATGCTCTCTACCGGGCTTGTGGCGCGGATTTGAGCGGTGCGCGTCTGCATGGATGGTCCGCCTGATGGGCGTCCAGATGAGACAAACCACAGATATTGTGAACCGCGGATGATACTGCAATGCCGCATAGCGGTCCAGCGCCGGCGCGAATCTCCAAGTCAACGGGCCCACCAGACAGTCGGTCTGTCCGTAGAGCCGCATTTTTGCTAGCATCGCAACATTTTTCACGGCCAACGCCGTTGACGCCACGCGGCGTGACCATCACATCTTGTGAATGTGAATTTTCGCGCGGCCGCCTTACAGGAATCGCATCCGCCGTTGTATGGCCTCTGAACAGGAACTGTCGGCCTTTCTCCTAAGCGTCGAGAAACGCGCCTTCAAGCAGGCGGTCTTCGCGGTGCGCGATGACGATGCCGCGCTCGATATCGTGCAGGACGCCATGATCAAGCTGGCCGAGAAATACGGCGACAAGCCGGGGGCCGAGCTCCCCCTGCTGTTTCAGCGCATTCTGCAGAATACGATTCATGACTGGTTTCGCCGCTCCAAGGTGCGCAACACGTGGGTGAGCCTGTTTTCCAGCTTCCGCACGGACGCCGAGGGCGACGACACCGACCCGCTTGAACTGATCGAAAGCGAAGCCGGCACCACAGCGGCGGAAAGCAGTGCTGACAAGGTCGAGCGATCGCAGATGCTGGAAATCCTGGAACGCGAAATCGAGAAACTCCCCACGCGTCAACGGGAGGCGTTCCTGATGCGTTACTGGGAGGACATGGATGTTGCAGAGACGGCCCAGGCGATGGGCTGTTCCGAGGGCAGTGTAAAGACGCACTGCTCGCGGGCAACACACGCCCTGGCCCAAGCGCTGCGGGCGCGAGGGATCCGACTATGAACAAGGTAGAACTTCGAGAACGCCGTTTTGCGCATGCCGTCCGAACCGCTCTGAATGAGTCGGCAGGACAGTTGCCGCCCGATGTGCGCGACCGCCTCGCAGCGGCCCGCCGGACGGCGCTTGCGCACAAGAAAGCGGAAGTGCCGAGCACGGTGCGCTCCCCTGCCTTGGCAATACCGGGCGTCGGCTCGGTGTCCTTCGACACGGAAGGCGAGGCACCGTCGCCGCTGCAACGCGCTGCCGCAGTCCTGCGCCGCCTTGGCCTGTTGTGGCCGACCATCGCGCTGGTGGCTGGGCTCGCGGGCATCTATCAGTGGCAGCAGCAACAACGCGTCGACGAACTCGCGGAGGTCGATGCTGCAATGCTGCTCGACGATCTGCCGCTGGCCGCTTACGCCGATCAAGGCTTCCATCAGTACCTCAAGCACGATCAGTGAAAGGCTGATCGATGAGCAACTTCCAGCACACCCACGGCCAATCACCGCGAGGCGAAAGGACGCTGCGTCTACGCGCCGGTATCGTTGCCTTGATCGGCGCGGTCGGCCTGACGGCGGGGCTCGCGATCGCGCAGGTTCCAGCCGCTTCGGCGCCTGCGGCCGGTCCCGGCGTAACAGTCAACGCGCCGGTGACCGATCTGCCGACGCCGCCCGCCACGAATCCCCTGCCGGCAGTCCACCCGAACTGGACAGAACTGACCATTGTGCAGCAGCGCATCTTTGCGCCTCTCGCACAGGAATGGAACGGTCTGCCGGAATTGGCCCGCAAAAAGTGGCTGCAGATTGCGCAGGCGTATCCGAAATACACGCCGGCACAGCAGCAGCGCCTGCAAACGCGCATGGCGGATTGGGTCAAGCTCACCCCTGAGCAGCGCCACCGCGCGCGGGAAAATTTTCAGACCACCAAGTCGCTGCCTGTGCAGAAGAAGAGCGAGGCGTGGCAAAGCTATCAGCAGTTGACGGAAGAGCAGAAAAAGGCACTGGCTGCCGCGGCAAAGGCGCAAAAGCACCCGTCTGCGGTGACGGCGCTTCCTGGCAGCACAGGCCTGGCGAAGGACGCCGCCAAGTCGCTCCACCACGGTGCGCGCACCAAGCCTGGCACCACGAAATCGGTACCGACGAACAAGGCGACCGCCACGGCATCCGCGCCGGCTGCGACACCTGCGCCCCCACCGGCTGCTGCCGCACCGGCACCGGCGCCGTCAAGCGCGCCGCCGCTGCCGCCTCACCCGGTTGCACCGCCAGCGACCACCGGCGGAGACTCGGGCAACCCGCCGCCCTCCACGGTGCTGGGCGGCTAAGGCCCACAAACCCTTTGGCATAATCCGAACCACGTGCCCGCGAACGTTGCGCGGCGCCTGATGGACTGCGCTTACGGCGCTCACACTTTGTTCGATGGCCACCTCCGCTTCTTCAACCTCGCCGGTTGCGACGCCTGATCCGCTCGCAGCGCCCACGCTGCGTCGCCGTCTTGCCGCCATGCTGTACGAAGGCCTGCTGTTGTTTGGCGTGATGTTTGGCGCATCGGCTGTTTTCTTGCTGCTGCGCCTGATCGTTCCGCCCCTTGCCCGGACCGGCGATGTGGGACTGCAGGTGTGGGGCTTCCTGGCGCTGGGTCTGTACTTCGTGTGGTTTTGGCGCAAGCGCGGCCAAACGCTTGCAATGCAGACATGGCGCATGCGCGTGGTCAACGCCGATGGGTCGCGTATTTCGCTGGGCCGTGCCATTGCACGCTATCTGCTGGCGTGGGTGTGGGTGGCCGCAGCGGTCGGCGTCATCCATCTGAGCGGCGCGTCGCGATGGACCGGTGCCGGTGTCGCTCTCGCATGCCTGCTGGTTTGGGGCGCGTTGGCGTGGTTCGATCCGCAGCGCCAGTTCCTGCACGATCGCCTGGCCGGCACGCGGCTGGTGCGTGACTGATCAGTTTCACATTCGGCGGCCTCCTCCACCATGACGCACGCCGATCTTTCAGCCTCCTCTGTTCCTTTCGCCTCCCTGACCGCCGCCACTGTGCGCCGCATTGCCGTTGCGCTGCAATGTGCCGCGACGATCGCGGTCGGCTGGGCAGCGCATGACTGGGCGGGATGGCATTGGCCGGCCGCAACGTTGCTCGCGGGCGCGGCGCTGGTGCTGGGCTATCTTCTTTCGGTCGGATGGGCGTTCCTGGTGTCGCTGAAGAGCCTCGGTACCGCGATACCGGACGACCCCATGTGGGACCGCATGCCCGTGCCGTGCGAACAGCGCATCGGCATCACCG from Ralstonia pickettii encodes the following:
- the ilvN gene encoding acetolactate synthase small subunit, producing the protein MRHIISVLLENEPGALSRVVGLFSARGYNIETLTVAPTEDASLSRMTIVTTGSDDIIEQITKHLNRLVEVVKVVDLTEGAHIERELMLVKVRAVGKEREEMKRTADIFRGRIIDVTEKTYTIELTGNGSKLDAFLDAIDRTAILETVRTGGSGIGRGERILKV
- a CDS encoding RNA polymerase sigma factor yields the protein MASEQELSAFLLSVEKRAFKQAVFAVRDDDAALDIVQDAMIKLAEKYGDKPGAELPLLFQRILQNTIHDWFRRSKVRNTWVSLFSSFRTDAEGDDTDPLELIESEAGTTAAESSADKVERSQMLEILEREIEKLPTRQREAFLMRYWEDMDVAETAQAMGCSEGSVKTHCSRATHALAQALRARGIRL
- a CDS encoding DUF3619 family protein, whose product is MNKVELRERRFAHAVRTALNESAGQLPPDVRDRLAAARRTALAHKKAEVPSTVRSPALAIPGVGSVSFDTEGEAPSPLQRAAAVLRRLGLLWPTIALVAGLAGIYQWQQQQRVDELAEVDAAMLLDDLPLAAYADQGFHQYLKHDQ
- a CDS encoding DUF3106 domain-containing protein, translated to MSNFQHTHGQSPRGERTLRLRAGIVALIGAVGLTAGLAIAQVPAASAPAAGPGVTVNAPVTDLPTPPATNPLPAVHPNWTELTIVQQRIFAPLAQEWNGLPELARKKWLQIAQAYPKYTPAQQQRLQTRMADWVKLTPEQRHRARENFQTTKSLPVQKKSEAWQSYQQLTEEQKKALAAAAKAQKHPSAVTALPGSTGLAKDAAKSLHHGARTKPGTTKSVPTNKATATASAPAATPAPPPAAAAPAPAPSSAPPLPPHPVAPPATTGGDSGNPPPSTVLGG
- a CDS encoding acetolactate synthase 3 catalytic subunit gives rise to the protein MNMPSAEFSHANSGSSADMMGADILVNALAAEGVEFVWGYPGGAVLYIYDAFYKQNKIEHILVRHEQAAVHAADGYARATGKVGVALVTSGPGVTNAVTGIATAYLDSIPMVIITGNVPTHAIGQDAFQECDTVGITRPIVKHNFLVKDVRNLASTIKKAFYIAATGRPGPVVVDIPKDVSRELCKYEYPKTIEMRSYSPVNKGHSGQIRKAVSLLLQAERPYIYSGGGVVLAEASEELRQLAALTGYPVTNTLMGLGAFPGTSKQFVGMLGMHGTYEANMAMQNCDVLIAIGARFDDRVIGSPAHFTSQPRKIIHIDIDPSSISKRVKVDIPIVGNVKDVLQEMIAQIQSGEAKPNKTALAKWWEQIEQWRSVDCLKYDRTSEIIKPQYVVEKIWELTNGDAFICSDVGQHQMWAAQFYKFNEPRRWINSGGLGTMGVGLPYAMGIKKAFPDKEVVTITGEGSIQMCIQELSTCLQYDTPVKICSLNNGYLGMVRQWQEIEYDNRYSHSYMQALPDFVKLAESYGHVGMRIEKTSDVEPALREAFRLKDRTVFLDFQTDPTENVWPMVQAGKGISEMLLGAEDL
- a CDS encoding RDD family protein translates to MATSASSTSPVATPDPLAAPTLRRRLAAMLYEGLLLFGVMFGASAVFLLLRLIVPPLARTGDVGLQVWGFLALGLYFVWFWRKRGQTLAMQTWRMRVVNADGSRISLGRAIARYLLAWVWVAAAVGVIHLSGASRWTGAGVALACLLVWGALAWFDPQRQFLHDRLAGTRLVRD